One window of Vibrio atlanticus genomic DNA carries:
- a CDS encoding LysR family transcriptional regulator, whose translation MINPLWLNTFKTLVEVGHFTQTAEKLYMTQPGVSQHIKKLEQACNCDLLSRENKSFELTEQGRIMYRYALKLEKDQEDLFESLSFDNPYSGQCHLSCSGSLSLRLYPKLLELQQQHQDLSINLEAAPNKKILNDLIQGTTDIGIVRHSPNDSYYQSQVIGNEALCLIVHHSLADLEITPEALHNIGLIAHPDSAHYLSLYFDLCGDKDLANININEIPKSGYINQLHQILLPVSKGLGFTVLPAGAVENFPDKEKLHVVPPKVKVEETLYLVQKRNRKLPHRYNTLIDLIKQHVRN comes from the coding sequence ATGATTAATCCACTTTGGCTCAATACATTTAAGACTCTGGTTGAAGTTGGTCATTTCACCCAAACTGCAGAAAAGCTGTATATGACACAGCCTGGCGTTAGCCAACACATCAAAAAGCTTGAGCAAGCTTGTAACTGTGACTTGTTATCGAGAGAAAATAAGAGTTTCGAACTGACCGAACAAGGTCGGATTATGTATCGCTACGCTCTTAAACTGGAAAAAGACCAAGAAGATCTATTCGAATCTCTGAGTTTCGACAACCCTTATTCTGGGCAATGTCATCTATCCTGTTCGGGTTCACTCTCTTTGCGTCTGTATCCCAAGCTTCTTGAACTGCAGCAGCAACATCAAGACCTGAGCATCAACCTAGAAGCGGCACCGAACAAAAAGATATTGAACGACCTAATCCAAGGCACCACCGATATTGGAATCGTCAGACATTCACCCAATGACAGCTATTATCAGAGCCAAGTTATTGGTAATGAGGCGCTGTGCTTAATCGTCCATCATAGTCTTGCTGACTTAGAGATTACCCCTGAAGCTCTGCACAATATCGGCCTCATAGCCCATCCAGACTCTGCTCATTACCTGTCTTTGTATTTTGACCTATGCGGAGATAAAGATTTAGCGAACATCAACATCAATGAGATCCCGAAGTCTGGCTACATCAATCAACTCCACCAAATTCTATTACCCGTCTCAAAAGGGCTTGGGTTCACCGTGTTACCCGCAGGGGCTGTCGAAAACTTTCCAGACAAAGAGAAGTTGCACGTTGTGCCACCTAAAGTGAAGGTTGAAGAAACACTGTATTTGGTTCAGAAAAGAAATCGAAAACTGCCGCACAGATACAACACCCTTATCGATCTAATCAAACAACACGTCCGTAATTAA
- a CDS encoding MFS transporter: MNRNVWLLSLCQALLMTGNILLISVIGLIGKQIAPSVSMITLPVALQFLGLMAATIPASLISGKLGRKRGFSIGNVVGIIGASLATYALSQQNFYLFCFATFLLGIGIGFGTLYRFAAIEVCDENARHRAISISMAGGVLAAVLGPNLAIMSQQWSADGLYIGAFASLIGLNTLALALLQIIQFPKVSFNSQAPKADPLSVIVKAPNFIGAVFAAMVAYAVMNILMTATPLAMIGCGFDFTKAAGVIEWHVLGMFVPAFFTGSLIEKFGSRMMILAGGVLFVVSIAINIHGVSIWHFRAALVVLGVGWNFMFIAATGLFSQSYQAQNKAKAQAFNEFVVFGCVTVTALLSGWLESTVGWQNLNLYVLPFVVAVMVIFAFSAKVTRFENSR; this comes from the coding sequence ATGAATAGAAATGTTTGGCTGCTCTCACTGTGTCAGGCCTTGTTGATGACGGGCAACATATTACTGATCTCAGTGATTGGCTTGATAGGCAAGCAGATTGCGCCCAGTGTCAGCATGATTACCTTGCCGGTTGCGCTGCAATTTTTGGGTTTAATGGCAGCCACTATTCCTGCGTCTTTAATTTCAGGCAAGTTAGGGAGAAAGCGAGGATTTAGCATTGGTAATGTGGTTGGCATTATAGGGGCGAGCCTTGCCACTTACGCACTGTCTCAGCAAAATTTCTATCTGTTTTGTTTCGCCACGTTCTTACTTGGGATAGGCATAGGTTTTGGCACGCTTTATCGCTTCGCGGCAATTGAAGTGTGTGACGAAAACGCGCGCCACCGTGCGATTTCAATATCAATGGCTGGTGGAGTATTGGCGGCGGTACTCGGGCCGAACTTAGCGATTATGTCTCAACAATGGTCAGCAGATGGCTTGTACATCGGTGCTTTTGCTTCGTTGATCGGGCTAAACACCTTAGCTTTAGCCTTATTACAAATCATTCAGTTTCCTAAGGTCTCTTTTAATAGCCAGGCTCCCAAAGCCGACCCTTTAAGTGTGATCGTGAAAGCGCCGAACTTTATTGGCGCTGTGTTTGCAGCCATGGTTGCTTACGCAGTAATGAACATTTTGATGACGGCAACGCCATTGGCGATGATTGGTTGCGGATTCGATTTTACTAAAGCTGCTGGTGTGATTGAGTGGCACGTATTGGGTATGTTTGTGCCTGCATTCTTTACGGGTTCCCTCATCGAGAAGTTCGGTTCAAGAATGATGATCCTTGCAGGTGGTGTGTTATTTGTGGTGAGTATTGCCATCAATATCCATGGCGTATCAATTTGGCACTTTAGAGCGGCTTTGGTTGTGCTTGGTGTGGGTTGGAACTTTATGTTCATCGCTGCAACAGGCTTATTCAGCCAGTCGTATCAAGCTCAAAATAAAGCCAAGGCACAAGCGTTCAATGAATTTGTTGTGTTTGGTTGTGTAACTGTCACGGCGCTACTGTCTGGTTGGTTGGAGTCAACAGTAGGTTGGCAGAACCTTAATCTCTACGTATTACCATTCGTGGTCGCAGTAATGGTGATCTTTGCTTTTAGTGCAAAAGTAACGAGATTTGAAAATAGTAGATAG